Proteins encoded by one window of Actinocorallia herbida:
- a CDS encoding metallophosphoesterase family protein translates to MDVNRGGIVSKASETNSSNSASVASTIRRLLSAVVSSVFNRRTARWSSLIAVAVAGTLAGLLLGGRVETPVGPADASLSLAFSPSGGTEVEVPPLGALRLDSHAGPLLLKAQITRLRPAATQSFINDPAAIDTLEKTVTDEIRRGVIWMAVRAVLAALVLTALLALALYRDWRRALAASLGSLLLMTAFGGVAWGTFRPSSVAEPRYTGLLANAPQLVGDAQAVIDRFDEYRGMLAKLVANVSELYATTSTLPVYTPDPDTVRVLHVSDIHLNPLAWDVIRNISEQFQVDVIIDSGDLTDHGSRPEDRFVANINTLKVPYVYVRGNHDSKGTEAAVSKIKNAVVLDDRAQEVAGLTIYGAGDPRFTPDKTNEDDALPSSALEAQGLLNAETLRGFGTPPAISVVHDPVQARALDGLTPLVLAGHTHQRATEILPGGTRLFVQGSTGAAGLRGLEHEDPTKINLSILYLNRTTRALQAWDDFTLGGLGEQSVQVERHLATAPAAPQPTTTPSR, encoded by the coding sequence ATGGACGTCAATCGCGGAGGAATAGTGTCCAAGGCCTCCGAAACCAACTCCTCGAACTCCGCCTCCGTCGCCTCCACCATCCGTCGGCTCCTTTCCGCGGTCGTCTCCAGTGTCTTCAACCGACGCACCGCGCGTTGGAGTTCCCTTATAGCCGTCGCCGTCGCGGGAACCCTCGCCGGGCTGCTGCTCGGCGGGCGCGTCGAGACCCCCGTCGGACCCGCCGACGCCTCCCTGAGCCTCGCGTTCTCGCCGTCCGGAGGCACCGAGGTGGAGGTGCCGCCCCTGGGCGCCCTCCGCCTCGACTCCCACGCGGGGCCTCTCCTATTGAAGGCGCAGATCACCCGGTTGAGGCCCGCCGCCACCCAGTCGTTCATCAACGACCCGGCCGCGATCGACACCCTGGAGAAGACCGTCACGGACGAGATCCGCCGGGGCGTCATCTGGATGGCTGTGCGCGCTGTCTTGGCCGCCCTCGTCCTGACCGCCCTTCTGGCGCTCGCCTTGTACCGGGACTGGCGACGTGCCTTGGCGGCCTCTCTCGGATCCCTCCTGCTGATGACGGCCTTCGGTGGTGTCGCCTGGGGCACCTTCCGACCGTCGTCCGTCGCCGAGCCCCGGTACACGGGCCTCCTGGCGAACGCCCCGCAGCTCGTCGGCGACGCCCAGGCCGTCATCGACAGGTTCGACGAGTACCGGGGCATGCTCGCCAAACTCGTGGCGAACGTGTCCGAGCTGTACGCGACGACGAGCACGCTGCCCGTCTACACGCCGGACCCTGACACCGTGCGCGTCCTGCACGTGTCCGACATCCATCTCAATCCGCTCGCCTGGGACGTCATCCGCAACATCAGCGAGCAGTTCCAGGTCGACGTGATCATCGACTCCGGTGACCTCACCGACCACGGCTCCCGGCCGGAGGACCGTTTCGTCGCCAACATCAACACGCTGAAAGTCCCTTATGTCTATGTCCGGGGCAATCACGACTCCAAGGGCACCGAGGCCGCGGTCTCGAAGATCAAGAACGCCGTGGTCCTCGACGACCGCGCCCAGGAGGTCGCCGGCCTGACGATCTACGGCGCGGGCGACCCCCGCTTCACCCCCGACAAGACCAACGAGGACGACGCCCTTCCGTCCTCCGCCTTGGAGGCGCAGGGCCTGCTCAACGCCGAGACCCTCCGCGGCTTCGGCACCCCGCCCGCGATCTCCGTCGTCCACGACCCCGTCCAGGCCCGCGCCCTCGACGGCCTCACCCCGCTCGTCCTCGCCGGCCACACCCACCAGCGGGCCACCGAGATCCTCCCCGGCGGCACCCGCCTGTTCGTCCAGGGCAGCACCGGCGCCGCGGGACTGCGCGGCCTCGAACACGAGGACCCCACCAAGATCAACCTCAGCATCCTCTACCTGAACCGCACCACCCGGGCACTCCAGGCCTGGGACGACTTCACCCTCGGCGGCCTGGGCGAGCAATCCGTCCAGGTGGAACGCCACCTGGCCACCGCTCCCGCCGCCCCTCAGCCGACCACCACTCCCAGCCGTTAA
- a CDS encoding HNH endonuclease signature motif containing protein, with the protein MALRKEYGRLVGLTEKREEPGRRRERRTYGHVRSRAARRAVLERSRGRCEFCERDAPGVTDRGHPILEVDHVREIAKDGRDHPEQMIALCPNCHAVKTRGAGRRAMVEGLLEKVGGLHREALDEPDESAPGERTEASED; encoded by the coding sequence GTGGCTCTTCGGAAGGAGTACGGCAGGCTCGTCGGGCTGACGGAGAAGAGGGAGGAGCCGGGGCGCCGGCGTGAGCGGCGGACGTACGGCCACGTCCGCTCCAGGGCCGCGCGCCGGGCGGTGCTGGAGCGCAGTCGGGGGAGATGCGAGTTCTGCGAGCGCGACGCGCCGGGGGTGACGGATCGCGGCCATCCGATCCTGGAGGTGGACCACGTGCGGGAGATCGCCAAGGACGGGCGGGACCACCCCGAGCAGATGATCGCGCTGTGTCCGAATTGTCATGCCGTCAAGACGCGCGGGGCGGGTCGGCGGGCCATGGTCGAGGGCCTGCTCGAGAAGGTGGGCGGGCTGCACCGCGAGGCGCTGGACGAACCGGACGAGAGCGCGCCCGGCGAGCGCACTGAGGCATCCGAAGACTGA
- a CDS encoding RNA polymerase sigma factor, whose translation MSELTDAGLWEEARGGRAEAFGVLFDRHHRAVYNYCFRRTADWAVAEDLTSVVFLETWRRRASVRLERDSLLPWLYGVATNVVRNHRRSLRRHREALGRLPHMPVEDESADVAGRIDDQRRMRAVLDGIAALPRRYQDVLVLCVWEELSYAEAAAALGVPVGTVRSRLSRARERLREPVPRPGHRTGETTLREELS comes from the coding sequence GTGAGCGAACTGACGGACGCGGGACTGTGGGAAGAGGCGCGGGGTGGGCGGGCGGAGGCCTTCGGGGTGCTGTTCGACCGGCACCACCGGGCCGTCTACAACTACTGCTTCCGGCGGACCGCCGACTGGGCGGTCGCGGAGGACCTGACGTCGGTGGTGTTCCTGGAGACGTGGCGGCGCCGCGCGTCGGTCCGGCTGGAGCGGGACTCGCTGCTTCCGTGGCTGTACGGGGTCGCCACCAATGTGGTGCGGAACCACCGGCGGTCGCTGCGGCGGCACCGGGAGGCGCTCGGCCGGCTCCCGCACATGCCCGTCGAGGACGAGAGCGCGGACGTCGCCGGGCGGATCGACGACCAGCGGAGGATGCGCGCGGTCCTCGACGGGATCGCCGCGCTGCCGCGGAGATACCAGGACGTCCTCGTGCTGTGCGTCTGGGAGGAACTGTCCTATGCGGAGGCGGCCGCGGCGCTCGGCGTCCCCGTCGGGACCGTCCGGTCGCGCCTCAGCAGGGCGAGGGAAAGACTTCGGGAACCGGTGCCGCGCCCCGGACACAGAACGGGCGAGACCACTCTCAGGGAGGAACTGTCATGA
- a CDS encoding metallopeptidase family protein translates to MVEATEAEFEELVSEALDTIPPRLTSMMKNVFVVVVDEAPEPGLLGLYTGIPLTERGDWYAGVLPDRIEIYRQEHLAICDDHDQLREEIAVTVVHEIAHHFGIDDERLHALGW, encoded by the coding sequence ATGGTGGAGGCGACGGAGGCGGAGTTCGAGGAGTTGGTTTCGGAGGCCTTGGACACTATTCCTCCGCGATTGACGTCCATGATGAAGAACGTCTTCGTGGTCGTGGTGGACGAGGCGCCGGAGCCGGGCCTGCTCGGCCTGTACACCGGCATCCCCCTGACGGAACGGGGCGACTGGTACGCAGGAGTCCTGCCCGACCGGATCGAGATCTACCGTCAGGAGCACCTGGCGATCTGTGACGATCACGACCAGCTCCGCGAGGAGATCGCCGTCACCGTGGTGCACGAGATCGCCCACCACTTCGGCATCGACGACGAGCGGCTGCACGCGCTCGGTTGGTGA
- a CDS encoding PspC domain-containing protein yields the protein MTAIYRKTDNKMLAGVCAAIAERTNLDLNVTRLAIAGVSVVGATVGFGFAVPVLYVLAWILVPAQGEDTSIAQRWFNKPKVQDAMNKASEAIKQNDPLSKKKEQ from the coding sequence ATGACCGCCATTTACCGCAAGACCGACAACAAGATGCTCGCCGGTGTCTGCGCCGCGATCGCCGAGCGGACCAACCTCGACCTGAACGTCACCCGCCTCGCGATCGCCGGCGTCTCCGTCGTCGGCGCGACCGTGGGCTTCGGCTTCGCCGTCCCCGTCCTCTACGTCCTCGCCTGGATCCTCGTCCCCGCGCAGGGCGAGGACACCTCCATCGCCCAGCGCTGGTTCAACAAGCCCAAGGTGCAGGACGCGATGAACAAGGCCTCCGAGGCGATCAAGCAGAACGACCCGCTCAGCAAGAAGAAGGAGCAGTGA
- a CDS encoding SAM-dependent methyltransferase: MTEETAPRGVDPTVPSSARIYDALLGGKDNYESDREVVGMLTEMYPFAQATAVENRAWLGRAVRYLAGEAGIRQFLDIGAGLPTQENVHQVAQAVDPACRVVYVDNDPIVLSHGRALLSGTDNVTVFAGDLADVEAILAEARGFLDFGKPVAVLLSAILHFFDDEADPFRIVGILRDALPPGSYLALTHGTNAEDRPDSKEFTDAYARRSSSGLFLRDSAEVARFLDGFEPVEPGVVYAVRWRPDPGAAPRPVEQAPVWAAVGRLS, encoded by the coding sequence GTGACGGAAGAAACCGCGCCGCGTGGGGTGGACCCCACAGTTCCCTCCTCGGCCCGCATCTACGACGCGCTGCTGGGAGGCAAGGACAATTACGAGTCCGACCGGGAAGTGGTCGGGATGCTGACGGAAATGTATCCGTTCGCGCAGGCCACCGCCGTGGAGAACCGCGCCTGGCTGGGCCGCGCCGTGCGCTACCTCGCGGGCGAGGCCGGGATCAGGCAGTTCCTCGACATCGGCGCCGGGCTGCCGACGCAGGAGAACGTCCACCAGGTCGCCCAGGCCGTCGACCCCGCCTGCCGGGTCGTCTACGTGGACAACGACCCGATCGTGCTCTCCCACGGCAGGGCGCTGCTCTCCGGGACGGACAACGTCACGGTCTTCGCGGGCGACCTCGCCGACGTCGAGGCGATCCTCGCCGAGGCCAGGGGGTTCCTCGACTTCGGCAAGCCCGTGGCCGTCCTGCTCAGCGCGATCCTGCACTTCTTCGACGACGAGGCGGACCCGTTCCGGATCGTCGGGATCCTGCGCGACGCCCTTCCGCCCGGCAGCTACCTCGCCCTGACCCACGGCACCAACGCCGAGGACCGCCCGGACTCCAAGGAGTTCACCGACGCCTACGCCCGGCGGTCCAGCAGCGGCCTGTTCCTGCGCGACAGCGCCGAGGTGGCCCGTTTCCTCGACGGGTTCGAGCCGGTCGAGCCCGGCGTCGTCTACGCCGTCCGGTGGCGGCCGGACCCCGGCGCCGCGCCCCGGCCCGTCGAGCAGGCCCCGGTCTGGGCGGCGGTCGGCCGGCTCTCATGA
- a CDS encoding cyclase family protein codes for MGVVAGLLGALDGSVKVVDLTSPLHEGTPILQLPEPFANTVQFSRTEISRYDDRGPAWYWNDFACGEHTGTHFDAPVHWITGRDGEDVSQVPARRLFGQACVIDVTAKVEEYPGYLLTVEDIHEWEAEHGVLPDNTWLLLRTGWSVYGEDAHKFLNPTEHGPITPGVSVECAEFLANDPRIIGLGVETVGTDAGAAHSFDPAFPCHQYLLGANKYGLTQLRNLAELPPRGALLIAAPLPIVGGSGSPARVLALVDA; via the coding sequence ATGGGTGTCGTCGCAGGTCTGCTGGGTGCGCTGGACGGTTCGGTCAAGGTCGTGGACCTCACGTCGCCGCTGCACGAGGGGACGCCGATCCTCCAGCTCCCCGAGCCCTTCGCCAACACCGTCCAGTTCAGCCGGACCGAGATCAGCCGGTACGACGACCGGGGCCCGGCCTGGTACTGGAACGACTTCGCGTGCGGCGAGCACACCGGCACCCACTTCGACGCCCCGGTCCACTGGATCACCGGCAGGGACGGCGAGGACGTCTCGCAGGTCCCGGCCCGCCGCCTGTTCGGCCAGGCCTGCGTCATCGACGTCACCGCGAAGGTCGAGGAGTACCCCGGCTACCTGCTGACGGTCGAGGACATCCACGAGTGGGAGGCCGAGCACGGCGTCCTGCCGGACAACACGTGGCTGCTGCTGCGCACCGGCTGGTCGGTCTACGGGGAGGACGCGCACAAGTTCCTCAACCCGACCGAGCACGGCCCGATCACCCCCGGCGTGTCCGTCGAGTGCGCGGAGTTCCTCGCGAACGATCCGCGGATCATCGGCCTCGGCGTCGAGACCGTCGGGACCGACGCGGGCGCCGCGCACTCGTTCGACCCGGCCTTCCCGTGCCACCAGTACCTGCTGGGCGCGAACAAGTACGGCCTCACCCAGCTGCGCAACCTCGCCGAGCTGCCGCCGCGCGGCGCGCTGCTCATCGCGGCGCCGCTGCCGATCGTCGGCGGTTCCGGCTCGCCCGCGCGGGTGCTGGCGCTGGTGGACGCCTGA
- a CDS encoding acyl-CoA dehydrogenase family protein, whose product MDVLRVDDQLTQDERLVRDTVRAFRNEAVDPYIAEWFESGNLPVRELARAMGGLGLFGMHLQGYGCAGSGAVAYGIACRELEAADSGLRSFVSVQGSLAMAAIHKYGSEEQKQRWLPGMAAGELIGCFGLTEPDHGSDPGSMRTRARRDGSDWILNGAKMWITNGSVADVAVVWARTEEGVNGFLVPAGTPGFTTSDIKRKLSLRASVTSELAFADVRLPADALLPDAKGLKAPLGCLSEARFGIVFGAVGAGRACYEAAVDYAKSREQFGRPIAGFQLTQEKLAWMEVALGQAGLTALHIGRLKDAGKVTSQQVSFGKLANVRAALDVARQARTILGANGVTLEYPVLRHANNLESVLTYEGTQEIHTLVLGEAITGISAYRG is encoded by the coding sequence ATGGACGTACTGCGGGTAGACGACCAGCTCACCCAGGACGAAAGGCTCGTGCGCGATACGGTCCGCGCCTTCCGGAACGAAGCCGTCGACCCGTACATCGCCGAGTGGTTCGAAAGCGGGAACCTCCCCGTACGCGAGCTCGCCAGGGCCATGGGCGGGCTCGGTCTCTTCGGGATGCACCTTCAGGGTTACGGCTGCGCGGGGTCCGGCGCCGTCGCCTACGGGATCGCGTGCAGGGAGCTGGAGGCCGCCGACAGCGGGCTGCGCTCGTTCGTGTCCGTGCAGGGCTCCCTGGCGATGGCGGCGATCCACAAGTACGGCTCGGAGGAGCAGAAGCAGAGATGGCTGCCCGGCATGGCCGCGGGCGAGCTGATCGGCTGCTTCGGCCTGACCGAGCCCGACCACGGCTCCGACCCCGGCTCGATGCGCACCCGCGCCCGGCGCGACGGCTCCGACTGGATCCTGAACGGCGCCAAGATGTGGATCACGAACGGCTCCGTAGCCGACGTGGCCGTCGTCTGGGCGCGCACCGAGGAGGGCGTCAACGGGTTCCTCGTGCCCGCGGGCACCCCGGGGTTCACCACGTCGGACATCAAGCGGAAGCTCTCGCTGCGCGCGTCCGTCACCTCCGAGCTCGCTTTCGCCGACGTCCGCCTGCCCGCCGACGCGCTGCTCCCGGACGCCAAGGGGCTCAAGGCGCCGCTCGGCTGCCTGTCGGAGGCGCGGTTCGGGATCGTCTTCGGCGCGGTAGGCGCCGGACGGGCCTGCTACGAGGCCGCCGTGGACTACGCCAAGTCCCGCGAGCAGTTCGGCCGGCCCATCGCGGGCTTCCAGCTGACCCAGGAGAAGCTCGCGTGGATGGAGGTGGCCCTGGGGCAGGCCGGGCTCACCGCGCTCCACATCGGCCGGCTCAAGGACGCGGGGAAGGTCACCTCGCAGCAGGTCTCGTTCGGCAAGCTCGCCAACGTCCGCGCCGCCCTGGACGTCGCCCGGCAGGCCAGGACGATCCTGGGCGCGAACGGCGTCACCCTGGAGTACCCCGTCCTGCGCCACGCCAACAACCTGGAGTCCGTGCTCACCTACGAGGGCACCCAGGAGATCCACACTCTGGTGCTCGGCGAGGCGATCACCGGGATCTCCGCCTACCGCGGCTGA
- the dapD gene encoding 2,3,4,5-tetrahydropyridine-2,6-dicarboxylate N-succinyltransferase, whose amino-acid sequence MSSVTSSGAAAVGLATIAEDGTVLDTWFPAPSLAEPSGPAGTVVLEGAEAGDLAAAVRTDARRGVKVVAVRTVIASLADAPVDAHDVYLRLHLLSARLVRPHGLSLDGVFGLLANVAWTSAGPVLPERLEAARLAVRAEGGHLSVYGIDKFPRMTDYVAPSGVRIADADRVRLGAHLASGTTVMHEGFVNFNAGTLGASMVEGRISAGVLVGDGSDVGGGASIMGTLSGGGKQIISLGERCLLGANSGVGISLGDDSVVEAGLYVTAGTRVTLPDGKVVKALELSGANGVLFRRNSQSGAVEVVPRKGTWGGLNEALHAN is encoded by the coding sequence GTGAGCTCTGTAACTTCCTCCGGCGCCGCAGCCGTCGGTCTTGCCACCATCGCCGAAGACGGGACCGTGCTCGACACCTGGTTCCCCGCCCCCTCCCTCGCCGAGCCCTCGGGTCCGGCCGGGACCGTCGTCCTGGAGGGCGCCGAAGCGGGCGACCTCGCCGCGGCGGTCCGTACCGACGCGCGGCGCGGGGTGAAGGTCGTCGCGGTCCGCACCGTCATCGCGTCGCTGGCCGACGCCCCCGTCGACGCCCATGACGTGTACCTGCGCCTGCACCTGCTGAGCGCCCGCCTGGTCCGGCCGCACGGCCTCAGCCTGGACGGCGTCTTCGGCCTCCTGGCGAACGTCGCCTGGACGTCCGCCGGGCCGGTGCTGCCCGAGCGGCTCGAAGCCGCCCGGCTCGCCGTGCGCGCCGAAGGCGGGCACCTGTCCGTGTACGGGATCGACAAGTTCCCCCGGATGACGGACTACGTCGCCCCCTCCGGCGTCCGTATCGCCGACGCCGACAGGGTCCGCCTAGGCGCCCACCTGGCTTCCGGCACGACCGTGATGCACGAGGGCTTCGTCAACTTCAACGCGGGGACGCTCGGCGCGTCCATGGTCGAGGGCCGGATCAGCGCCGGGGTCCTCGTCGGCGACGGCAGCGACGTCGGCGGCGGCGCGTCGATCATGGGCACCCTCTCGGGCGGCGGCAAGCAGATCATCTCGCTCGGCGAGCGCTGCCTGCTCGGCGCCAACTCCGGCGTCGGCATCTCGCTCGGCGACGACTCGGTCGTCGAGGCGGGCCTGTACGTCACGGCGGGCACCCGGGTGACGCTGCCGGACGGCAAGGTCGTCAAGGCCCTGGAGCTGTCCGGCGCGAACGGGGTCCTGTTCCGCCGCAACTCGCAGTCCGGCGCCGTCGAGGTCGTCCCCCGCAAGGGCACGTGGGGCGGCCTCAACGAGGCGCTGCATGCGAACTAG
- a CDS encoding CU044_5270 family protein, whose amino-acid sequence MTIPDRRDLSGPSTRRRHLMNEITTPRRSPRRRLILGGGLATVLAGAAAVAIAVAGTGVQEAPAPSFGAPGAPDLRLVSAEQVLTEASEAAAAEPDPKPGPGQYLYFSSKSHQAETVVGTELPAQPAFDTVREVWLSASGAQPGYLDQRTTDGRSPIREWLCDRPQGEATKGEVKKGAGGSDLSEPPTGCANNGAAYLTTVPTDPAAAKAWLYERSRGGNPADVQAFHTLGDTVRERRIPGASLAALFKAAAGIPGVDLSEGVTDLEGRTGIAVGQTYNTVRQELVFDAETFELLGERTLYDLHSDFHPTGDKSSAPAVLPPGVKDGDLLYSNVYLDSAIVDSPGTRP is encoded by the coding sequence ATGACGATTCCGGACCGACGGGACCTGTCTGGGCCATCGACCCGGAGGCGGCACCTGATGAACGAGATCACCACACCACGTCGCTCCCCGAGGCGGCGGCTGATCCTCGGTGGCGGCCTCGCGACCGTCCTCGCGGGCGCCGCCGCCGTCGCCATCGCGGTGGCGGGCACCGGCGTCCAGGAGGCCCCGGCGCCCTCCTTCGGCGCGCCCGGCGCGCCCGACCTTCGGCTGGTCAGCGCCGAGCAGGTGCTGACCGAGGCGTCGGAGGCGGCGGCCGCAGAACCCGACCCGAAGCCCGGACCCGGCCAGTACCTCTACTTCTCGTCCAAGAGCCACCAGGCCGAGACCGTCGTGGGCACCGAGCTCCCGGCCCAGCCCGCGTTCGACACCGTCCGTGAGGTCTGGCTGTCGGCGAGCGGTGCGCAGCCCGGCTACCTCGACCAGCGCACGACGGACGGACGCTCCCCGATCCGGGAGTGGCTGTGCGACCGGCCGCAAGGCGAGGCGACGAAAGGCGAGGTGAAGAAAGGCGCCGGGGGATCCGACCTGTCCGAGCCGCCCACCGGCTGCGCGAACAACGGCGCCGCCTATCTGACGACCGTGCCCACCGACCCGGCCGCCGCCAAGGCGTGGCTGTACGAGCGCTCCCGCGGTGGCAACCCGGCGGACGTGCAGGCGTTCCACACCCTGGGCGACACCGTCCGCGAGCGCCGCATCCCCGGCGCGTCGCTCGCCGCGCTGTTCAAGGCCGCCGCCGGCATCCCCGGCGTCGACCTCTCCGAGGGCGTGACGGACCTGGAGGGCCGCACCGGCATCGCCGTGGGCCAGACCTACAACACGGTCCGCCAGGAACTCGTCTTCGACGCCGAGACCTTCGAGCTCCTCGGCGAACGCACCCTCTACGACCTCCACAGCGACTTCCACCCGACCGGAGACAAGTCCTCCGCCCCCGCCGTCCTTCCCCCCGGCGTCAAAGACGGTGACCTCCTCTACAGCAACGTCTACCTCGATTCCGCCATCGTCGACTCCCCCGGCACCCGCCCCTGA
- a CDS encoding histidine kinase, with the protein MAERVYAQASRAEEVVRRGGGSRRDAAEAGAKVIEEELLGYGYASYEAFMVEAAAAEVAARGAGSVRAHARPDARGAIGEVLGGTEELQGVLGELVGRLAVYQRVCGELTGASEEVLEVARRLERAVAAAQEASEVAVDVPVLANVARVMAKPIGEAVLALERLGPELSRLRGDVARLRFWIALARVHAEMSAAFAAEVHDGLSPGASLGSVPLLCDAAAAGALEMAGHVRRVNEGLHGVAQLAAAAEGMMEDFRRWLGQWRNLVLRHRAAPAIGAQLAVIDGELAASWDWMRTLRWEGYEAAVVPFDASLMTAPLERIARVL; encoded by the coding sequence GTGGCGGAGCGGGTCTACGCGCAGGCGTCGCGGGCGGAGGAGGTCGTGCGGCGCGGAGGGGGGAGCCGGAGGGACGCCGCGGAGGCGGGGGCCAAGGTGATCGAGGAAGAGCTGCTGGGGTACGGGTACGCGTCCTATGAGGCGTTCATGGTGGAGGCCGCGGCCGCGGAGGTGGCGGCGCGCGGGGCGGGGTCGGTGCGGGCGCACGCGCGGCCCGACGCGCGCGGGGCGATCGGCGAGGTGCTGGGCGGGACCGAGGAGCTCCAGGGGGTGCTGGGGGAGCTGGTCGGGCGCCTGGCGGTGTACCAGAGGGTGTGCGGGGAGCTGACCGGGGCGTCGGAGGAGGTGCTGGAGGTGGCGCGCCGGCTGGAGCGGGCCGTCGCCGCGGCGCAGGAGGCCTCGGAGGTGGCCGTCGACGTGCCGGTCCTGGCGAACGTGGCACGGGTGATGGCGAAGCCGATCGGCGAGGCGGTGCTGGCGCTGGAGCGGCTGGGACCCGAGCTGTCGCGGCTGCGCGGCGACGTGGCCCGGCTGCGGTTCTGGATCGCGCTGGCCCGGGTGCACGCGGAGATGTCCGCGGCGTTCGCGGCCGAGGTGCACGACGGCCTGTCGCCCGGCGCGTCGCTGGGCTCGGTGCCGCTGCTGTGCGACGCGGCGGCGGCCGGGGCGCTGGAGATGGCCGGGCATGTGCGCCGGGTCAACGAAGGGCTGCACGGGGTCGCGCAGCTCGCGGCGGCGGCCGAGGGGATGATGGAGGACTTCCGGCGCTGGCTCGGCCAGTGGCGCAACCTCGTGCTGCGGCACCGCGCGGCGCCGGCGATCGGCGCGCAGCTCGCGGTGATCGACGGGGAGCTCGCGGCGAGCTGGGACTGGATGCGGACGCTGCGCTGGGAGGGCTACGAGGCCGCCGTGGTGCCCTTCGACGCGTCCCTCATGACCGCTCCCCTGGAGCGGATCGCCCGGGTTCTGTGA
- a CDS encoding MFS transporter yields the protein MGRHRRPTEPRITYREIFAEPEFRRLWAAQTLSSLGDQLAQVALAVLVYDRTQSPLLTALTYALTYLPPIMGGPVLSGLADHFPRRRVMVVSDLVRMALMGLMAVDGMPFAGLCALVFLTILMASPFSAARAALLPDILEGDKYVLGAAITNITHQACQMLGFVAGGALVAFVGTREALVVNALTFLVSAAVLIGLRHRPAPARTLSRLRLWGGTREGARMVFGDRTLRSLVSFAWLCSFYTVPEGLAAPYGATFGADPLYVGVLMAAMPTGMVAGSFFFSRFVRPTGRIKAMGWMSILACAPLVVCALDPAFPVTVLLWALSGVGSAYQVAANTAFVSAVPPEGRGRAFGLAQSGILAGQGLGILVGGALAQVIGPQTVVALAGMAGLSTAAILALVWTRVRGDVLGVVLGPAAPAAKVTAPSSC from the coding sequence ATGGGCAGGCACAGACGGCCGACGGAGCCGCGGATCACCTACCGCGAGATCTTCGCCGAACCGGAGTTCCGACGTCTTTGGGCAGCACAGACCCTCAGTTCGCTAGGCGACCAGCTGGCTCAGGTGGCCTTGGCTGTCCTCGTCTACGACCGTACCCAGAGCCCACTTCTTACGGCGCTCACCTACGCGCTGACTTACCTGCCGCCCATCATGGGCGGGCCCGTGCTGTCGGGCCTCGCCGACCACTTCCCCCGGCGCAGGGTGATGGTCGTCAGCGATCTCGTCCGGATGGCGCTCATGGGCCTGATGGCGGTGGACGGGATGCCTTTCGCGGGGCTGTGCGCGCTCGTCTTCCTGACGATCCTCATGGCCTCGCCCTTCTCCGCGGCCCGGGCGGCGCTCCTCCCGGACATCCTGGAGGGCGACAAGTACGTCCTCGGGGCGGCGATCACCAACATCACCCACCAGGCGTGCCAGATGCTCGGGTTCGTCGCGGGCGGCGCCCTCGTGGCGTTCGTGGGGACGCGGGAGGCCCTGGTCGTCAACGCGCTGACGTTCCTGGTGTCGGCGGCGGTCCTGATCGGCCTGCGGCACCGTCCGGCGCCCGCGCGCACCCTGTCGCGGCTGCGCCTGTGGGGCGGCACCCGAGAGGGCGCCCGCATGGTCTTCGGCGACCGCACCCTGCGCAGCCTCGTCAGCTTCGCCTGGCTGTGCTCGTTCTACACGGTCCCCGAAGGGCTCGCCGCGCCCTACGGAGCGACGTTCGGGGCGGACCCGCTCTACGTGGGCGTCCTGATGGCGGCGATGCCCACGGGCATGGTCGCGGGCAGCTTCTTCTTCTCGCGGTTCGTCCGGCCCACGGGGCGGATCAAGGCGATGGGGTGGATGTCGATACTGGCCTGCGCGCCGCTCGTCGTCTGCGCGCTGGATCCGGCCTTCCCCGTGACGGTCCTGCTGTGGGCCCTGTCCGGGGTCGGCAGCGCCTACCAGGTGGCGGCCAACACCGCGTTCGTCTCGGCGGTGCCCCCGGAGGGCCGGGGGCGGGCGTTCGGGCTCGCCCAGTCGGGGATCCTCGCCGGGCAGGGGCTCGGCATCCTCGTCGGCGGGGCGCTCGCGCAGGTGATCGGACCGCAGACCGTGGTCGCGCTCGCCGGCATGGCGGGGCTGTCCACGGCCGCGATCCTGGCCCTCGTGTGGACGAGGGTGCGCGGGGACGTCCTGGGCGTGGTGCTCGGCCCGGCCGCCCCCGCGGCGAAGGTCACTGCTCCTTCTTCTTGCTGA